In Sphaeramia orbicularis chromosome 1, fSphaOr1.1, whole genome shotgun sequence, a genomic segment contains:
- the LOC115430401 gene encoding LOW QUALITY PROTEIN: short coiled-coil protein B-like (The sequence of the model RefSeq protein was modified relative to this genomic sequence to represent the inferred CDS: inserted 1 base in 1 codon), with protein sequence MEAEVDEDDGTFTNISLTDDTGDSGSAALYTKQEDELFIMNCDIDGDMENQVEMEEKTRLINQVLELQHTLEDLSARVDAVXEENLKLKSENQVLGQYIENLMSASSVFQTTDTKGKRK encoded by the exons ATGGAGGCAGAGGTCGATGAGGATGATGGCACGTTCACCAACATCTCTCTGACAGACGATACAG GGGACAGTGGATCTGCAGCCCTGTATACTAAACAGGAGGACGAGCTCTTCATCATGAACTGTGACATAGATG GAGACATGGAGAACCAGGTGGAAATGGAGGAAAAAACTAGATTAATAAATCAGGTCTTGGAGCTGCAACACACACTTGAAG ATCTATCAGCACGAGTGGATGCGG AAGAGGAGAACCTGAAGTTAAAGTCCGAAAATCAGGTCCTTGGCCAGTACATTGAGAACCTCATGTCGGCCTCCAGTGTCTTCCAGACCACTGACACTAAAGGCAAACGGAAGTGA